The Desulfopila inferna region AAATCCAGCGATGATATGATCCTTGAGCCCTTCGATGAGCGTGAAATTCTAGCCAGAATCGAGCGACAGGTGACAGTCGCGAAGGTGCGAATGGCTCTACGTGAGTCTGAAGCTAAATTTCAGTCGGTCATGGAATCGGCAATTGATGCGATTATCTCAGGAAACACTGAAGGTAAGATTCTTTCATGGAATCGGGCTGCTACGGCGATGTTTGGATTTACAGAAGCGGAGGTGCTTGGAAAACCTATTGAGATCATTATCCCCGAGCGTTTTCGCAAGAAACACGCAGAAGGGATGAAGAGAGTGAGTTCGGGAGGAGAAAGCCATGTGATCGGAAAAACAGTTGAACTGGCTGCCATCCGTAAAGACGGCACCGAATTTCCAGTTGAGTTGTCATTGGCCACCTGGTTTCTTGATGATGTTCGGTATTATACCGGTATTATAAGAGATATAGGAGAACGCAAGCAGGCGGAACAAAAATTCCGTTCCGTAACAGAGTCGGCTATAGACGCCATTATCTCGGCTAATAATAAAGGTGAAATAATCAGTTGGAACCAGGCAGCTACCAGAATTCTTGGTTTTTCCGAGGAAGAGGTAGTTGGCAAGTGTCTTGAAATAATCATTCCAGAGCGATTCCATGGGGACCACCAAAATGGTATGGCGCGTTTCAATAAAACCGGGGAGGCTCACGTAATCGGAAAAACGGTTGAACTGGCAGCGAGAACCAAACACGGCCAGGAAGTGCCGATTGAGTTGTCTTTGTCGACATGGATGGTTCGTGATGAACGATACTATACCGGCATTATCCGAGACATCGGAGAACGTAAACGTGCCGAAGAGGCGCTGAGGCAAAGTGAGCAGGCGCTTCGTGAGAAATCGGAGGAAATGAGGAAAAAGAATCGGGAACTGGAAGACACGCTGAAACGGTTGAATGAAATGCATAATCAGCTGATTATGCAGGAAAAAATGGCATCATTGGGTAAACTTAGCGCAGGTATGGCGCACGAGCTGAACAATCCTGCCGCTGCCGCACAAAGAAGTGCTGCCCATTTGCAGGAAATGTTCCTCAAATTGCAGGAGGTGCAGGCACGCATGGGTTTAATTCCCTTTGATGAAAACCAGATGAAAAAGATGGTTGAGCTCGATGCAGTTGCCAAGGAGCGTGCCCGTAATCCTGTTGAACTGAATATCCTTACCCGCAATGAGCAAGAAAATATCCTTGAACAATGGCTTCAGGAGCTTGGTGACAGCCAGGTATCGGATGTTGTTTCTGCTCTTGTAAGTGTGGGTTTAGGACAGGAGGACCTCAAAACTCTGGGCGAATTCTTCAGTGATGAACAGTTTGCCGAAATAGTCAAATGGCTGGGGTTTAAGATAACCATTTACAGCCTGGTTGGCGAGATCGGACTTGCCACCGGGCGAATAGTTAAACTGGTCAAAGCTCTTAAAACCTATACGTATATGGACCAGGCACCGGTGCAATCGGTGGATGTTCGCAAGGAACTGGATAACACACTCATCATTTTGAACAACAAGCTGAAGAGAGGTGTCGATGTTATCCAGGAATATGATGACAACCTTCCGGTAATAGAAGCATATGCAAGCGAACTGAACCAGGTCTGGACAAACCTCATCGATAATGCCATCGATGCCATGGACGGAACAGGAGTGCTGAGTATCAGAGTGAGATGGGAGGATCCCTGGGTAGTGGTCGAAATCGAGGACAATGGTTCGGGAATTTCCCCTGAGCATCAATCGAAGATCTTCGACCCCTTCTTCACGACCAAGCCTCCCGGCAAAGGAACAGGGCTTGGTCTGAATATCAGCCGCAACCTCATTGTACAGAAACATAAGGGCGAAATGACGGTCAAATCAAAACCCGGATGCACCTGTTTTACAATTCATCTCCCTAAAGACTTCAAACCATCTGAGCAATCCACTATATAAAAGGAGGTTGGGATCATGAGCAAACCGATCATAATGGCAATAGACGACGAAGCGCAGGTTCTCAACGCCATCGCCCGTGATTTACAGGCTCAGTATCAGAAAGAATATCGGATCCTGAAGGCCGCTTCCGGCAATGAAGCTCTGGAAGCGGTCACTGAGCTCAAACGCAGAAATGATGCCATAGCACTCTTTCTTGTCGACCAGAGGATGCCCCAAATGAGCGGTATTGAATTCCTGGCGAAAGCGTTGAAGCTATATCCGGATACCAAAACTGTGCTGTTAACAGCATACGCCGACACCGATGTTGCAATAGAAGGTATTAATTCTATAAATCTTGACTACTACCTCATGAAACCTTGGGATCCGCCAGAAGAAATTCTCTATCCGGTCCTGGATGATTTGTTGAGCGACTGGGTAGGCAGTGTACCAATACCCTATGACGGTATAAGGGTGATAGGGACACTATGGTCAGCAAAGTCCCATTATGTTAAGGATTTTCTCGCCCGTTGTCAGATTCCTTACCTGTGGATAAATTTGGAAAAAAACAGTGAGGCAAGAGAGCTCCTCGAGTCAGTGTCAGGGAAGGAGGATGCTCGCTTGCCAACCTTGTTCTTTC contains the following coding sequences:
- a CDS encoding PAS domain S-box protein translates to MSTLGMVCILENDVHRFNMLREILESNGYVIAAVGADKKAFEAIVEIRPDLIILSAHVSGLDPVFFLDELKSNKLTIDIPVIFTTTIEDVEARAKVIKSSDDMILEPFDEREILARIERQVTVAKVRMALRESEAKFQSVMESAIDAIISGNTEGKILSWNRAATAMFGFTEAEVLGKPIEIIIPERFRKKHAEGMKRVSSGGESHVIGKTVELAAIRKDGTEFPVELSLATWFLDDVRYYTGIIRDIGERKQAEQKFRSVTESAIDAIISANNKGEIISWNQAATRILGFSEEEVVGKCLEIIIPERFHGDHQNGMARFNKTGEAHVIGKTVELAARTKHGQEVPIELSLSTWMVRDERYYTGIIRDIGERKRAEEALRQSEQALREKSEEMRKKNRELEDTLKRLNEMHNQLIMQEKMASLGKLSAGMAHELNNPAAAAQRSAAHLQEMFLKLQEVQARMGLIPFDENQMKKMVELDAVAKERARNPVELNILTRNEQENILEQWLQELGDSQVSDVVSALVSVGLGQEDLKTLGEFFSDEQFAEIVKWLGFKITIYSLVGEIGLATGRIVKLVKALKTYTYMDQAPVQSVDVRKELDNTLIILNNKLKRGVDVIQEYDDNLPVIEAYASELNQVWTNLIDNAIDAMDGTGVLSIRVRWEDPWVVVEIEDNGSGISPEHQSKIFDPFFTTKPPGKGTGLGLNISRNLIVQKHKGEMTVKSKPGCTCFTIHLPKDFKPSEQSTI